A single genomic interval of Longimicrobium sp. harbors:
- a CDS encoding sensor domain-containing diguanylate cyclase — protein sequence MDRLPAALAEAPPEFHSVQGGDLERFLQRQKASPGLPSEVDLELQLRTILEKARELVPSESGAILLDDPLQKVDDRAKNVLCFVTAFGPGAATLPGTRVPAARGVAGKVYRTGHPYRADAVSADAVFAREAAEGDERHSVLAAPIAIGGAVCGVIELIDRPGGAAFTERDLALLEIFAGYTSSTLQNALDAKRANELARRDDLTGLANDRWLHHRLVEMIAEADQAGRPCCLVFFDLDRFKGVNDTYGHLAGSQVLREVGFLLRRTVDREGVILARYGGDEFVAGLPNTGLDEAVEIAERIRAAIEGGTYIERDHGPELRALHLTGAISASLGVAEYVPGHSSAPAHVKEQSLLHRADTAMYAAKAAGKNRVCVDAG from the coding sequence GTGGACCGTCTCCCCGCCGCGCTCGCCGAAGCCCCGCCCGAGTTCCACTCGGTGCAGGGGGGCGACCTCGAGCGCTTCCTGCAGCGCCAGAAGGCCTCTCCCGGGCTCCCCAGCGAGGTGGACCTGGAGCTGCAGCTGCGCACCATCCTGGAGAAGGCCCGCGAGCTGGTCCCCTCCGAGTCGGGCGCCATCCTCCTGGACGACCCCCTCCAGAAGGTGGACGACCGCGCGAAGAACGTGCTCTGCTTCGTCACCGCCTTCGGCCCCGGCGCGGCCACGCTCCCCGGCACCCGCGTCCCCGCCGCGCGCGGCGTGGCGGGGAAGGTCTACCGCACCGGCCACCCGTACCGGGCCGACGCCGTCTCCGCCGACGCCGTCTTCGCGCGCGAGGCGGCCGAAGGCGACGAGCGCCACTCCGTGCTGGCCGCCCCGATCGCCATCGGCGGCGCCGTGTGCGGCGTCATCGAGCTGATCGACCGCCCCGGCGGCGCCGCCTTCACCGAGCGCGACCTGGCGCTCCTGGAGATCTTCGCCGGCTACACCTCGTCCACCCTGCAGAACGCGCTCGACGCCAAGCGCGCCAACGAGCTGGCCCGCCGCGACGACCTCACCGGCCTGGCCAACGACCGCTGGCTGCACCACCGCCTGGTGGAGATGATCGCCGAGGCCGACCAGGCGGGCCGGCCCTGCTGCCTGGTCTTCTTCGACCTGGACCGCTTCAAGGGCGTCAACGACACCTACGGCCACCTGGCCGGCAGCCAGGTGCTGCGCGAGGTGGGCTTCCTGCTGCGCCGCACGGTCGACCGCGAGGGCGTGATCCTGGCCCGCTACGGCGGCGACGAGTTCGTGGCCGGGCTCCCGAACACCGGCCTGGACGAGGCGGTGGAGATCGCCGAGCGGATCCGCGCGGCCATCGAGGGCGGCACCTACATCGAGCGCGACCACGGCCCCGAGCTACGGGCGCTGCACCTCACCGGCGCCATCTCCGCCTCGCTGGGCGTGGCCGAGTACGTCCCCGGGCACTCCTCGGCCCCCGCGCACGTCAAGGAGCAGAGCCTCCTGCACCG
- a CDS encoding sigma-54 dependent transcriptional regulator, producing the protein MSESEQPDVPITVLIVDDEELLVKSCGQILSSEGYTVHTEGRGKNALDVVRRHRPDIVLTDLMLPDMDGLALLKEIKKNAPETLVVMITGFATVDSSVEAIRAGAYDYIPKPFTATQLRILIGRAAQQVKLVRDNAQLRDQLKKHYSFENIIGTSDTIQKVFSVVSRVAPTDASVFISGESGTGKELIARAIHANSRRSARPFMAINCAALPDHLLESELFGHEKGSFTGADQQRRGLLEVASGGSFFMDEISEMSMELQAKLLRVIQERRIRRVGGEVEIPIDVRWISATNRDPEAAVRDGNLRQDLLYRLNVVPVKLPPLRQRREDIPALAQHFLRRYAQEYERQNLRFSADALRVLVDYDWPGNVRELQNVVERIVSMCLPGQEILPEDMPEELSQRRAANGKAATPYSADLPFHDAKNDAIADFEKEYLRDLLKRHNGNISQAARTAGIDRKTIHRMLAKYDLEGNDDE; encoded by the coding sequence ATGAGCGAATCCGAGCAGCCCGACGTCCCCATCACCGTGCTCATCGTCGACGACGAGGAGCTGCTGGTGAAGAGCTGCGGCCAGATCCTCTCCAGCGAGGGCTACACCGTGCACACCGAGGGGCGCGGCAAGAACGCGCTCGACGTGGTGCGGCGGCACCGCCCCGACATCGTCCTGACCGACCTGATGCTGCCGGACATGGACGGGCTGGCGCTGCTCAAGGAGATCAAGAAGAACGCGCCGGAGACGCTGGTGGTGATGATCACCGGCTTCGCCACGGTGGACTCGAGCGTGGAGGCGATCCGCGCGGGGGCGTACGACTACATCCCCAAGCCGTTCACGGCCACGCAGCTGCGCATCCTGATCGGGCGGGCGGCCCAGCAGGTGAAGCTGGTGCGCGACAACGCGCAGCTGCGCGACCAGCTCAAGAAGCACTACAGCTTCGAGAACATCATCGGCACCAGCGACACCATCCAGAAGGTGTTCTCGGTGGTCAGCCGCGTGGCGCCCACCGACGCCAGCGTGTTCATCTCGGGCGAGAGCGGGACGGGGAAGGAGCTGATCGCGCGGGCGATCCACGCCAACAGCCGGCGCTCGGCGCGGCCGTTCATGGCCATCAACTGCGCGGCGCTCCCCGATCACCTGCTGGAGAGCGAGCTGTTCGGGCACGAGAAGGGCTCGTTCACGGGCGCCGACCAGCAGCGGCGGGGGCTGCTGGAGGTGGCCAGCGGCGGCAGCTTCTTCATGGACGAGATCTCGGAGATGAGCATGGAGCTGCAGGCCAAGCTCCTGCGCGTGATCCAGGAGCGGCGCATCCGCCGGGTGGGCGGCGAGGTGGAGATCCCCATCGATGTGCGCTGGATCTCGGCCACCAACCGCGATCCGGAAGCCGCGGTGCGCGACGGCAACCTGCGGCAGGACCTGCTCTACCGGCTGAACGTGGTGCCGGTGAAGCTGCCGCCGCTGCGCCAGCGGCGCGAGGACATCCCGGCGCTGGCGCAGCACTTCCTCCGCCGCTACGCGCAGGAGTACGAGCGGCAGAACCTGCGCTTCAGCGCCGACGCGCTCCGGGTGCTGGTGGACTACGACTGGCCGGGGAACGTGCGCGAGCTGCAGAACGTGGTGGAGCGCATCGTGTCGATGTGCCTGCCGGGGCAGGAGATCCTCCCCGAGGACATGCCCGAGGAGCTGTCGCAGCGGCGCGCCGCCAACGGGAAGGCGGCGACCCCGTACAGCGCCGACCTGCCGTTCCACGACGCCAAGAACGACGCCATCGCCGACTTCGAGAAGGAGTACCTGCGCGACCTGCTGAAGCGCCACAACGGCAACATCTCGCAGGCGGCGCGCACGGCGGGGATCGACCGCAAGACGATCCACCGCATGCTGGCCAAGTACGACCTGGAAGGCAACGACGACGAGTAG
- a CDS encoding DinB family protein: MHPVAAPLAAALGMHTRLYLNCLEGVDDEEAGRRPGERTNSLAFLALHLVDSRHFAARLLGVETVANPFAALLEGVSGIDGLARLPPLAEIRTAWSEVSAALEARLGALTADELGAPSPQRFPLDDPSVAGALAFLVTHDAYHVGQMALIRKYLGHAPMRYT, from the coding sequence ATGCACCCCGTCGCCGCGCCGCTCGCCGCCGCTCTCGGCATGCACACGCGGCTGTACCTCAACTGCCTGGAGGGCGTGGACGACGAGGAGGCCGGCCGGCGCCCCGGCGAGCGGACCAACAGCCTGGCCTTCCTGGCCCTGCACCTGGTGGACTCGCGCCACTTCGCGGCCCGCCTGCTGGGCGTGGAGACGGTGGCGAACCCGTTCGCGGCGCTCCTGGAAGGCGTCTCCGGGATCGACGGGCTTGCCCGGCTCCCCCCGCTGGCGGAGATTCGTACCGCGTGGAGCGAGGTCTCCGCCGCGCTCGAGGCCCGGCTGGGCGCGCTCACCGCGGACGAGCTCGGCGCCCCCTCGCCCCAGCGCTTCCCGCTGGACGACCCCAGCGTGGCCGGGGCGCTCGCCTTCCTGGTCACCCACGACGCGTACCACGTGGGGCAGATGGCGCTCATCCGGAAGTACCTGGGCCACGCGCCGATGCGCTACACCTGA